From a region of the Solanum stenotomum isolate F172 chromosome 2, ASM1918654v1, whole genome shotgun sequence genome:
- the LOC125856793 gene encoding serine carboxypeptidase-like 17 isoform X2: protein MAKTELCSLFFVLIVAELCSVPAIAGLAVKFLPGFKGSLPFQLETGYVGVGDSEDVQLFYYFIESESDPDSDPLMLWITGGPGCSALSGLIYEIGPITFEAVEYNGSLPTMILNPYSWTKVASIIFIDLPVGTGFSYAKTPAALQSSDLQASDHAYQFLRKWFVDHPAFLKNPLYIGGDSYSGMVVPIISQLIASKNEMEIKPFINLKGYLLGNPSTFEGENNYEIPYAHGMGLISDELYESLNTNCKGEYLNINPSNSLCLQDVQTFKELLKGINKPHILEPKCKRFSPRPHQLFGERRSLDEKLHELNNLPGLKCRNNWYKHSYHWADDDQVRDALNIRKGTIGKWERCATLQFQKMVTNSIPYHENLSSKGYRSLIYSGDHDKVVTFRSTQAWIKSLNYSIVDDWRAWTVDNQVAGYTRSYSNQMTFATVKGAGHTAPEYKPRECLAMLTRWMSYQPL from the exons GTATGTAGGAGTTGGTGATTCAGAAGATGTGCAattattctattattttatagagtCGGAGTCTGATCCAGACTCCGACCCTCTTATGCTTTGGATCACTGGAGGACCTGGTTGCTCTGCTCTATCTGGCCTTATCTATGAGATTG GACCAATAACATTTGAGGCAGTGGAATACAATGGGAGTTTGCCTACAATGATACTGAATCCTTACTCATGGACAAAG GTGGCAAGCATTATTTTCATAGACTTGCCGGTGGGCACTGGATTTTCCTACGCGAAAACTCCAGCAGCTCTACAATCATCTGATTTACAAGCAAGTGATCATGCATATCAGTTCCTTCGCAAG TGGTTTGTAGATCACCCAGCATTTCTAAAGAATCCATTATACATTGGTGGAGACTCGTACTCGGGGATGGTTGTTCCCATTATTAGTCAACTTATTGCCAGTA AGAATGAAATGGAAATCAAACCATTTATCAATCTCAAG GGATATTTACTCGGAAATCCATCGACTTTTGAAGGTGAAAACAATTATGAGATTCCATATGCTCATGGAATGGGACTTATTTCTGATGAACTCTATGAG TCTTTGAATACCAATTGTAAAGGAGAATACCTTAATATAAATCCAAGCAATTCACTGTGTTTGCAAGATGTTCAGACTTTTAAAGAG CTTCTTAAAGGAATTAATAAGCCCCATATTTTGGAGCCCAAATGTAAGCGTTTTTCGCCAAGACCACACCAATTGTTTGGCGAAAGAAGATCTCTTGATGAGAAGTTACATGAACTTAACAATCTTCCTGGACTAAAATGTCGC AATAATTGGTACAAACATTCTTATCATTGGGCTGATGATGATCAAGTTAGAGACGCCCTCAACATCCGGAAG GGGACTATCGGAAAATGGGAGAGATGTGCAACTTTGCAATTCCAAAAGATGGTCACAAATAGCATACCTTATCATGAAAACCTCAGTAGCAAAGGTTACAGATCTCTTATATACAG TGGAGATCATGACAAGGTTGTTACCTTTCGATCAACTCAAGCATGGATAAAATCTCTTAACTACTCAATTGTCGATGATTGGCGAGCCTGGACTGTTGACAATCAAGTTGCCGG TTACACGAGAAGTTATTCAAATCAGATGACATTTGCCACAGTGAAG GGAGCAGGGCATACTGCACCAGAATATAAGCCTCGTGAATGTCTGGCCATGCTCACAAGGTGGATGTCTTACCAGCCCTTGTAA
- the LOC125856793 gene encoding serine carboxypeptidase-like 18 isoform X3, protein MLWITGGPGCSALSGLIYEIGPITFEAVEYNGSLPTMILNPYSWTKVASIIFIDLPVGTGFSYAKTPAALQSSDLQASDHAYQFLRKWFVDHPAFLKNPLYIGGDSYSGMVVPIISQLIASKNEMEIKPFINLKGYLLGNPSTFEGENNYEIPYAHGMGLISDELYESLNTNCKGEYLNINPSNSLCLQDVQTFKELLKGINKPHILEPKCKRFSPRPHQLFGERRSLDEKLHELNNLPGLKCRNNWYKHSYHWADDDQVRDALNIRKGTIGKWERCATLQFQKMVTNSIPYHENLSSKGYRSLIYSGDHDKVVTFRSTQAWIKSLNYSIVDDWRAWTVDNQVAGYTRSYSNQMTFATVKGAGHTAPEYKPRECLAMLTRWMSYQPL, encoded by the exons ATGCTTTGGATCACTGGAGGACCTGGTTGCTCTGCTCTATCTGGCCTTATCTATGAGATTG GACCAATAACATTTGAGGCAGTGGAATACAATGGGAGTTTGCCTACAATGATACTGAATCCTTACTCATGGACAAAG GTGGCAAGCATTATTTTCATAGACTTGCCGGTGGGCACTGGATTTTCCTACGCGAAAACTCCAGCAGCTCTACAATCATCTGATTTACAAGCAAGTGATCATGCATATCAGTTCCTTCGCAAG TGGTTTGTAGATCACCCAGCATTTCTAAAGAATCCATTATACATTGGTGGAGACTCGTACTCGGGGATGGTTGTTCCCATTATTAGTCAACTTATTGCCAGTA AGAATGAAATGGAAATCAAACCATTTATCAATCTCAAG GGATATTTACTCGGAAATCCATCGACTTTTGAAGGTGAAAACAATTATGAGATTCCATATGCTCATGGAATGGGACTTATTTCTGATGAACTCTATGAG TCTTTGAATACCAATTGTAAAGGAGAATACCTTAATATAAATCCAAGCAATTCACTGTGTTTGCAAGATGTTCAGACTTTTAAAGAG CTTCTTAAAGGAATTAATAAGCCCCATATTTTGGAGCCCAAATGTAAGCGTTTTTCGCCAAGACCACACCAATTGTTTGGCGAAAGAAGATCTCTTGATGAGAAGTTACATGAACTTAACAATCTTCCTGGACTAAAATGTCGC AATAATTGGTACAAACATTCTTATCATTGGGCTGATGATGATCAAGTTAGAGACGCCCTCAACATCCGGAAG GGGACTATCGGAAAATGGGAGAGATGTGCAACTTTGCAATTCCAAAAGATGGTCACAAATAGCATACCTTATCATGAAAACCTCAGTAGCAAAGGTTACAGATCTCTTATATACAG TGGAGATCATGACAAGGTTGTTACCTTTCGATCAACTCAAGCATGGATAAAATCTCTTAACTACTCAATTGTCGATGATTGGCGAGCCTGGACTGTTGACAATCAAGTTGCCGG TTACACGAGAAGTTATTCAAATCAGATGACATTTGCCACAGTGAAG GGAGCAGGGCATACTGCACCAGAATATAAGCCTCGTGAATGTCTGGCCATGCTCACAAGGTGGATGTCTTACCAGCCCTTGTAA
- the LOC125856793 gene encoding serine carboxypeptidase-like 17 isoform X1 has protein sequence MTKTELCYLFLVLVVAELCSRPAIAGSPVKFLPGFNGPLPFQLETGYVGVGDSEDVQLFYYFIESESDPDSDPLMLWITGGPGCSALSGLIYEIGPITFEAVEYNGSLPTMILNPYSWTKVASIIFIDLPVGTGFSYAKTPAALQSSDLQASDHAYQFLRKWFVDHPAFLKNPLYIGGDSYSGMVVPIISQLIASKNEMEIKPFINLKGYLLGNPSTFEGENNYEIPYAHGMGLISDELYESLNTNCKGEYLNINPSNSLCLQDVQTFKELLKGINKPHILEPKCKRFSPRPHQLFGERRSLDEKLHELNNLPGLKCRNNWYKHSYHWADDDQVRDALNIRKGTIGKWERCATLQFQKMVTNSIPYHENLSSKGYRSLIYSGDHDKVVTFRSTQAWIKSLNYSIVDDWRAWTVDNQVAGYTRSYSNQMTFATVKGAGHTAPEYKPRECLAMLTRWMSYQPL, from the exons ATGACAAAAACAGAGCTATGCTATTTATTTTTGGTTCTTGTTGTTGCAGAGCTTTGTTCAAGGCCTGCAATAGCTGGTTCTCCAGTGAAGTTTCTTCCAGGATTTAACGGACCCCTTCCTTTTCAACTTGAAACTGG GTATGTAGGAGTTGGTGATTCAGAAGATGTGCAattattctattattttatagagtCGGAGTCTGATCCAGACTCCGACCCTCTTATGCTTTGGATCACTGGAGGACCTGGTTGCTCTGCTCTATCTGGCCTTATCTATGAGATTG GACCAATAACATTTGAGGCAGTGGAATACAATGGGAGTTTGCCTACAATGATACTGAATCCTTACTCATGGACAAAG GTGGCAAGCATTATTTTCATAGACTTGCCGGTGGGCACTGGATTTTCCTACGCGAAAACTCCAGCAGCTCTACAATCATCTGATTTACAAGCAAGTGATCATGCATATCAGTTCCTTCGCAAG TGGTTTGTAGATCACCCAGCATTTCTAAAGAATCCATTATACATTGGTGGAGACTCGTACTCGGGGATGGTTGTTCCCATTATTAGTCAACTTATTGCCAGTA AGAATGAAATGGAAATCAAACCATTTATCAATCTCAAG GGATATTTACTCGGAAATCCATCGACTTTTGAAGGTGAAAACAATTATGAGATTCCATATGCTCATGGAATGGGACTTATTTCTGATGAACTCTATGAG TCTTTGAATACCAATTGTAAAGGAGAATACCTTAATATAAATCCAAGCAATTCACTGTGTTTGCAAGATGTTCAGACTTTTAAAGAG CTTCTTAAAGGAATTAATAAGCCCCATATTTTGGAGCCCAAATGTAAGCGTTTTTCGCCAAGACCACACCAATTGTTTGGCGAAAGAAGATCTCTTGATGAGAAGTTACATGAACTTAACAATCTTCCTGGACTAAAATGTCGC AATAATTGGTACAAACATTCTTATCATTGGGCTGATGATGATCAAGTTAGAGACGCCCTCAACATCCGGAAG GGGACTATCGGAAAATGGGAGAGATGTGCAACTTTGCAATTCCAAAAGATGGTCACAAATAGCATACCTTATCATGAAAACCTCAGTAGCAAAGGTTACAGATCTCTTATATACAG TGGAGATCATGACAAGGTTGTTACCTTTCGATCAACTCAAGCATGGATAAAATCTCTTAACTACTCAATTGTCGATGATTGGCGAGCCTGGACTGTTGACAATCAAGTTGCCGG TTACACGAGAAGTTATTCAAATCAGATGACATTTGCCACAGTGAAG GGAGCAGGGCATACTGCACCAGAATATAAGCCTCGTGAATGTCTGGCCATGCTCACAAGGTGGATGTCTTACCAGCCCTTGTAA